The Spirochaetota bacterium genome segment TTCTTTCCTGTGCTCTGGGTACCCGCATCCTGATTCTACGCTAAAAAAAGCATCAAAGATAAACTTAAGATTTTGTTCCGAAGCCCAACCGTATCCCTGATTGAGCGCAAGTGAGATGCAGTTGCCGGCGTTTATCTGGGCAAAGAGCCATGCATCAAGTGGTGTGATGATATGTCCGCACACAACACCCGGATATTGCATCACCGCGTTTAAAAACCCCTGACCAGTGCCACAGCCGCCCACTATTAAATCAACACGCTTTGTAGCAATAAGCAGTGCCGCCATAAATCCAGTTTGTATGTAAGTAAGCTCAGGCTGTACACCTGTTTGTGTCATACCAGCATTGATGATGTCATGTCCTCTTCCTTCAAGTGCTGCCATTATGTCTTTATTTTTATCTGCTGCACTTGTTTCATTTATTACTGCAATTTTCATTGTATTGCTCCTATTCCCAATATTTCACGTGCTTCGTTTGGCAAAGCAATCTCTCTTCCAAGCTCACGGGCAAGCCGCACCAGTCGCTCCACAAGCTGTGCATTTGATTGTGCTAAAATACTTTTTGAGTAAAAAACATTATCTTCAAGTCCTGTGCGCACATGCCCTCCTAAAAGTATGCTCATGGTATTCATTGCAAGCTGATATTTCCCAATCCCAGACACATTGAATATGCTTCCAGGTGGAAGGTGTCGCACCATAGTTAAAAGATTTTCTGGTGTTGCCTCATACCCACCCATGCCGTTTACACCCATGACAAGATTAATATAATAGGGAGGTTGCAATAGTTGTTTTGCAATGAGGTTTTCAACTTCTAAAAACATCGAAGGGTTATACAGTTCGAGCTCAGGTTTTATGTTTAGCTCCCGCATTGCGCGCGCAAAAGCTTCAATCTCGTGGCGATAGTTCATAAAAGGAAGTTCTTTGCCCTGATAGAAGAACACCACCGAACCGCAGTTGAGCGATGCAGAATCCGGTTTTGCTTCAAGCGATGACATTCGCTTTTCTATGGGGAGTCCAGGTCCACCTGTGGTGTTTTGAATTATCAGTGGACAGCGGGCGCGAATTCCATTGTTGATCTCAGTAAAGATTTCTTTTGATGCAGTTTGCCTGCCTTCTTTATCGCGTGCATGAATATGCACAATTGCAGCACCAGCATTATAGCAGTCATACGCTGCCTGAATTATCTCTTCGGGTTGTTCAGGGAGTGCTGGATTTGCCTCTTTTCCGTGTATGCCGCCGGTTAACGCTGCAGTTATGATAAGCTTTTGCATATAGAGCCCTCTGATAGAATTTTCCCCCATTGCATTACTGCATATGCTGCAACTACCCATTCATTTACATGTGTGTATACAGGGATCCCTTGTTGCATAAGCTTGTCTTTCATCTTGGTTGAATACACCCCTTCTGTGCAGCAGCATACTATGGGCTTTTTCTTTGCTGCATTGTGTGTTGCTATTTTTTCAACAATTGCTTCATCAAGTGGAGTATTCTGAAACACAAAAAATGGCATAATGATATCTACTGCGTCATCCTGCATCAACTGAGTCATCACATAATCATAATCATCGGATGTTGCAGAACCAGTAATATCAATTGGGTTTTGTATAATATAAAAGAAACTAAAATGTTCGCGCATCGATTCCAGTGTATCTTTGCCAAGTGGTGCAAGTTCAAGGCTTTTGTGATCAAAATGATCAAGCGCATTCACCATTGGCCCAGCACCGTTAGAAACAAGTGCAACTCTATTGCCTTTTGCAGGAGGCTGCCATGACAGCGCAAGGCTTGCAGCAAAGCATTCGTGCAGGCTATCAGTTACAATAAGTCCACTTTCTTCAAAGATATCACGATATAACTTGTAGCTTCCACCATATGCACCGGTATGGGAAAGTGAAGCGTGTGCAGCTTGCTGTGTTCTGCCAGTTTTAAATACAACTACAGGTTTTTTGTTATGCAAAGCTTTTTCTACAGCTTTTAAGTATTTTCTTCCTTTTCCAAGGCCTTCAATATATGATGCGATGACGCGTGTGTTGGCGTCGTGTGCTAAATAGGCAATCATGTCGGCTTCGTCCACATCAACGCGGTTGCCATAGCTTATCATCTTACTCATTCCAGTCTTGTGTGATAGCTCCATGAATGTTACTCCCCATGTGCCACTTTGCGTAATAAAGCTCACTTGCCCCTGACATGGTCGTGAAAACCGATCCACATGGTAGAAGAATGAATCAAATTGTGAAAAGCTGTCAAATGTGCCAATGCAGTTAGGACCAATGATTCTGATGTTGTACTGTCTTGCTTTTGCTGCGATTGTTTGTTCAAGCTCTTCACGGCTGCCGCCTAACTCCTTGCCACCACCGGATATGATGATAGCATTGTGGCAGCCTAAAGCTGCCATGTCATCAAGAATGCTCGGTACAAGCCCTAAATCAACTGCGATGATGACAATGTCAGGAACTTTTGGAATTGCATTTAATGAACTATACGCAGGCAGTCCCAAAATTGTGCGCTGTGTGGGGTTAATGGGGTAGATGGTGCCGCCAAAATTGCTTTTTGTAAGGCAATCTACAATTACATGCCCAATCTTGTTTTCTACAGATGATGCGCCCACCACTGCAACACTTCCTGGTTTAAAAAATGTATCCATCAACGAAGAGTTGGGTTCTTCAACAAAAAAAGGGTTATCAATTTTTTTATGAAATAGCGTGATCGAAGCATCAGCAACTACACATTGTGTTTCATTTACTATTATAGGATTACAGTCAACGGACTGAATGTAGTGCGCAGCATAAGAAGCAAACGTTCCAAGTTTAA includes the following:
- a CDS encoding RpiB/LacA/LacB family sugar-phosphate isomerase; amino-acid sequence: MKIAVINETSAADKNKDIMAALEGRGHDIINAGMTQTGVQPELTYIQTGFMAALLIATKRVDLIVGGCGTGQGFLNAVMQYPGVVCGHIITPLDAWLFAQINAGNCISLALNQGYGWASEQNLKFIFDAFFSVESGCGYPEHRKESQMKSRQLLTSISCMTHKSMAYIVQVLPDEIVKPVISYPGFADILNVETLADEQLKNALQSRM
- a CDS encoding 3-keto-5-aminohexanoate cleavage protein, coding for MQKLIITAALTGGIHGKEANPALPEQPEEIIQAAYDCYNAGAAIVHIHARDKEGRQTASKEIFTEINNGIRARCPLIIQNTTGGPGLPIEKRMSSLEAKPDSASLNCGSVVFFYQGKELPFMNYRHEIEAFARAMRELNIKPELELYNPSMFLEVENLIAKQLLQPPYYINLVMGVNGMGGYEATPENLLTMVRHLPPGSIFNVSGIGKYQLAMNTMSILLGGHVRTGLEDNVFYSKSILAQSNAQLVERLVRLARELGREIALPNEAREILGIGAIQ
- a CDS encoding acetate--CoA ligase family protein, translating into MKPSFDFTDVFNDRIKSLNLIISEVESKSILLQYGIPVPRGIIVKTVEEIKDDFLQLSFPVVAKIASRELLHKTEIGGVITNINNTHELIDAYHTLIANGKRYGFTIEEILIEEQVNGTIEIIAGITNDPVFGPVLMAGIGGIYTHILDDVSFCLLPAKENSIIAMLKKLKGYPLIQGHRGRRININGLVDIFIKLGTFASYAAHYIQSVDCNPIIVNETQCVVADASITLFHKKIDNPFFVEEPNSSLMDTFFKPGSVAVVGASSVENKIGHVIVDCLTKSNFGGTIYPINPTQRTILGLPAYSSLNAIPKVPDIVIIAVDLGLVPSILDDMAALGCHNAIIISGGGKELGGSREELEQTIAAKARQYNIRIIGPNCIGTFDSFSQFDSFFYHVDRFSRPCQGQVSFITQSGTWGVTFMELSHKTGMSKMISYGNRVDVDEADMIAYLAHDANTRVIASYIEGLGKGRKYLKAVEKALHNKKPVVVFKTGRTQQAAHASLSHTGAYGGSYKLYRDIFEESGLIVTDSLHECFAASLALSWQPPAKGNRVALVSNGAGPMVNALDHFDHKSLELAPLGKDTLESMREHFSFFYIIQNPIDITGSATSDDYDYVMTQLMQDDAVDIIMPFFVFQNTPLDEAIVEKIATHNAAKKKPIVCCCTEGVYSTKMKDKLMQQGIPVYTHVNEWVVAAYAVMQWGKILSEGSICKSLS